In a single window of the Flavivirga spongiicola genome:
- a CDS encoding restriction endonuclease subunit S: protein MVNKLKKYRFDELYDMSSGISSKPEQAGHGFPFVSFSTIFNNVFLPNELDELMNTSIKERQIYSVKKGDIFLTRTSETLDELGMSSVALKDYPDATFSGFSKRLRPKEEGLVDSKFIGFYLRSYLFRKAMNNNAIMTLRASFNEQIFSYLELLLPTFEVQCKIGELLYNIYEKIEVCNSLINQIENMSMSIFDYWFIQFDFPNISIKPYKTSGGEMFYSKELNRKIPDGWKTITLGDFCEIYQPKTISQKVMDANASYLVYGSNGIIGKYSKFNHEDSEVVVSCRGACGNIHRTRPKSWITGNSMVFKIKNKNINNEFIYHSLRWLNLKNSSTGSVQGQLTRTNVSVHNIVLPDEKIIKKYNNIVAPLVEKKLLLFAEIDKYQNLLDWLTPLLINGQVTFKEAQKHINQAAEPQEDYG, encoded by the coding sequence GTGGTAAATAAATTAAAAAAATATAGATTTGATGAACTCTATGATATGAGTTCAGGTATATCTTCTAAACCCGAACAAGCAGGTCACGGTTTTCCGTTTGTATCATTTAGCACAATTTTTAATAATGTTTTTCTTCCAAATGAACTTGATGAGTTAATGAATACATCAATAAAGGAAAGACAAATATATTCTGTAAAGAAAGGGGATATTTTTTTAACTCGTACGAGTGAAACACTTGATGAGTTGGGTATGAGTTCAGTTGCCTTAAAGGATTATCCAGATGCTACATTTAGCGGTTTTTCTAAGAGGTTACGACCTAAAGAAGAAGGTTTAGTAGACTCAAAATTTATTGGTTTTTACTTGAGAAGTTATCTTTTTAGAAAAGCAATGAATAATAACGCTATAATGACATTAAGAGCAAGTTTTAATGAGCAAATTTTTTCATATTTAGAATTACTTTTACCAACCTTTGAAGTTCAATGTAAAATAGGTGAATTATTATATAATATATATGAAAAAATAGAAGTTTGTAATAGCTTAATTAATCAAATTGAAAATATGTCTATGTCAATTTTCGACTATTGGTTTATTCAATTTGATTTTCCTAACATTAGCATTAAACCCTATAAAACATCGGGTGGTGAAATGTTTTATTCTAAAGAGTTAAATAGAAAAATACCTGATGGTTGGAAAACCATAACTTTAGGTGATTTTTGTGAAATATATCAGCCTAAAACTATATCCCAAAAAGTTATGGATGCTAATGCGAGTTATTTAGTTTATGGCTCAAATGGTATCATTGGCAAGTATTCAAAATTTAATCACGAAGATTCAGAAGTTGTTGTTTCTTGCAGAGGTGCTTGTGGTAACATACATAGGACGAGGCCCAAATCTTGGATAACTGGTAATTCAATGGTTTTTAAAATAAAGAATAAGAATATTAATAATGAATTTATTTATCATTCTCTACGTTGGCTAAATTTAAAAAACTCTTCAACTGGTTCAGTTCAAGGTCAGTTAACTCGGACGAATGTTTCAGTGCACAACATTGTGCTACCAGATGAAAAAATTATTAAAAAGTATAATAATATAGTTGCCCCTTTAGTTGAAAAAAAGTTATTACTTTTTGCCGAAATTGATAAATATCAAAATCTTTTGGACTGGCTTACCCCATTGCTTATAAATGGTCAAGTAACGTTTAAAGAAGCGCAAAAGCATATTAACCAAGCAGCAGAACCACAAGAAGATTATGGCTAA
- a CDS encoding HsdM family class I SAM-dependent methyltransferase, whose translation MTTTVQFQTQVKNLIDSLKGICSNYGLGNSGDEYIIITQTFLYKFLNDKFAYEVKQLNTELAKAEKWQQAIEQLTEEEYEMLTLQLSADTAVLQSHHFISHLFGIQNTSDFAKTFDDTLMDIAIQNNDIFSVITTSGSKEPLFERISEKIDEGDRNAFAKAVINQLVDFSFEHIFNEKYDFYATIFEYLIKDYNNDSGGTYAEYYTPHAVAKIMASILVTEDNIQDVTCYDPSAGSGTLLMNLAHAIGEDKCTIYSQDVSKKSSKLLRLNLILNNLVHSLQNVVRGNTILAPFHKDNDNELQKFDYIVSNPPFKLDFSEYRDDLDSKENNERFFAGIPNIPKKKKESMAIYSLFLQHIIHSLTKNGKAAIVVPTGFITAQTGIDKKIRKKMVESKMLAGVVSMPSNIFATTGTNVSIVFIDKNNTEDVVLIDASNLGTQIKEGKNKKTVLSDIEEQQIIEIFNNKKTVDNISVVVSNNDIIKKNYSFSAGQYFKVKIEYIDISNESFVDSMVSYQKSISELSVKSSQLENEIFKNLKKLSCSGK comes from the coding sequence ATGACGACAACAGTACAATTTCAAACACAAGTAAAAAACCTAATAGACAGCCTTAAAGGAATTTGTTCTAATTACGGTTTGGGTAATAGTGGCGACGAATACATTATCATCACACAAACTTTCCTATACAAGTTTTTAAACGATAAGTTTGCTTATGAGGTAAAACAGCTGAATACTGAATTAGCTAAAGCGGAAAAATGGCAGCAAGCAATTGAACAATTAACAGAGGAAGAATACGAAATGTTAACCTTGCAATTGAGTGCAGATACAGCAGTTTTACAATCACACCATTTTATATCACATTTATTTGGTATTCAAAATACATCAGATTTCGCAAAAACATTTGACGATACTTTGATGGATATTGCGATTCAAAACAATGATATATTTTCTGTAATAACCACAAGTGGCTCAAAAGAACCATTATTTGAAAGAATAAGCGAAAAAATTGATGAAGGTGATAGAAATGCATTTGCTAAAGCAGTAATTAATCAATTAGTAGACTTTAGTTTTGAGCATATTTTTAATGAGAAATACGACTTCTATGCTACTATTTTTGAATACTTAATAAAAGACTATAATAATGATAGTGGTGGTACGTATGCAGAGTATTACACACCGCACGCAGTTGCCAAAATAATGGCCTCTATTTTAGTAACAGAAGATAACATACAAGATGTTACGTGTTACGACCCAAGTGCAGGTTCTGGAACATTATTAATGAATTTAGCGCACGCAATTGGTGAGGACAAGTGTACTATTTATTCACAAGACGTTTCTAAAAAATCATCGAAACTATTACGCTTAAATTTAATCTTAAACAACTTAGTACATTCACTTCAAAATGTAGTACGTGGTAATACTATTTTAGCACCTTTTCATAAAGATAATGATAATGAACTACAGAAGTTTGACTATATCGTATCTAATCCACCATTTAAGTTAGATTTTAGCGAGTATAGAGACGATTTAGATAGTAAAGAAAATAATGAGCGCTTCTTTGCAGGAATACCAAATATTCCTAAAAAGAAAAAGGAATCAATGGCTATCTATAGTTTGTTCTTGCAGCATATTATACACAGTTTAACCAAAAATGGTAAAGCAGCTATTGTTGTACCTACAGGTTTTATTACAGCACAAACTGGCATAGACAAAAAGATTAGAAAAAAAATGGTGGAAAGCAAAATGCTTGCAGGTGTAGTAAGTATGCCATCTAATATTTTTGCTACTACAGGTACAAATGTTTCAATTGTTTTTATAGATAAAAATAATACTGAAGATGTTGTGTTAATCGACGCCTCAAATTTAGGTACACAAATAAAAGAAGGTAAAAATAAAAAAACAGTATTAAGTGATATAGAAGAACAACAAATTATAGAAATCTTTAATAATAAGAAAACTGTAGATAATATTTCAGTAGTGGTTTCTAATAATGATATTATAAAAAAGAATTATTCTTTCAGTGCTGGTCAATATTTCAAAGTAAAAATAGAATACATTGATATATCAAATGAAAGTTTTGTCGATAGTATGGTAAGCTATCAAAAATCTATTAGTGAACTTTCTGTAAAATCTTCACAATTAGAAAATGAGATTTTCAAAAATTTAAAAAAATTGTCTTGCAGTGGTAAATAA
- a CDS encoding type I restriction endonuclease subunit R: MKFNEDSRVKIPSILHLTRLGYKYLSLKGAVWNQETNIFTDIFIDSIQRINHNLEEDEAKRLLSDVSLLLDNEDLGKAFYERIIQKTGHKIIDFENFENNTFNVVTELTYKNGDEEFRPDIILLVNGLPLVFIEVKKPNNREGIIAERNRINKRFQNKKFRRFVNITQLMVFSNNMEYDTDDVDTVQGVFYASPSYHKPIFNYFREEEAFDLNSLLLPENDATENEILKDNNLVIIKHSPEFLTNKDSNTPTNRVSTSLFSKDRLSFILQYAIAYVNESAGLQKHIMRYPQLFATKAIESKLNEGIRKGIIWHTQGSGKTALTYYNVKFLTDYYQKQNVIPKFYFIVDRLDLLIQAKREFTSRGLTVHIVNSRNEFVADIKSKAALHNERGNAEITVVNIQKFSEDAQIVTEQDYDINIQRIYFLDEVHRSYNPKGSFLANLEQSDKNAIKIGLTGTPLLGTEYNSKTLFGDYIHKYYYNASIADGYTLKLIREEIASNYKMVLEQALKEIKVLQGDVPKKKIYADARFAEPMLDYIVEDFEDFRLMNNDESVGGMVVCDSSDQAKMLFEIFNNKYSISNNIVLDKVAEENESYGKQKKESYKVKTAALILHDIGTKDERKQEVEDFKDGKIDLLFVYNMLLTGFDAKRLKKLYIGRVIKKHNLLQTLTRVNRTYKDYRYGFVVDFADIKAEFDKTNKDYFEELQDVLGDEMEHYSNIFKSKEEIQEEIADIKEILFHFDTQNAEIFSQQISEISDRKKMLGLVKALGNAKSLYNLIRLFRHFELLEKIDFKKLSLLYREANNHLQLLNQKEALENDIDTTNLLNVALEDVIFMFNKVGEEELILADQLKDTLRKTREELASNFDKKDPEFVSLYEELERLFKKKKLNEVTQDEMKANIGALREIHAKILELNRQNRLLQAKYDNDPKYCRIHKRLIEKGGLTKRESQLFEALQSVKNEADLQVIQNSRLLQNEGYLDKMMIKLVINQFVKQNNIKLNPETSKFINNLVVQEYTNEFHGRTA; the protein is encoded by the coding sequence ATGAAATTCAACGAAGATTCAAGAGTTAAAATACCATCAATACTGCATCTTACTCGTTTAGGATATAAGTATTTATCGTTAAAGGGAGCTGTTTGGAATCAAGAAACAAACATATTCACAGATATATTTATTGATAGCATACAAAGAATAAATCACAATTTAGAGGAAGATGAAGCCAAAAGATTATTGAGTGATGTTTCGTTGCTTTTAGATAATGAAGATTTAGGTAAGGCTTTTTACGAGCGCATAATTCAAAAAACAGGACATAAGATTATTGATTTTGAAAACTTTGAAAACAATACGTTTAATGTCGTTACAGAACTTACCTATAAAAATGGAGACGAGGAGTTTAGACCTGATATAATTCTTTTGGTTAATGGATTGCCTTTAGTTTTTATTGAAGTAAAAAAGCCTAACAATAGAGAGGGTATAATTGCAGAACGCAACAGAATTAATAAACGTTTTCAGAATAAAAAGTTCAGACGCTTTGTAAACATTACTCAGTTAATGGTATTCTCTAATAATATGGAATACGATACTGATGATGTAGATACTGTACAAGGTGTCTTTTACGCTTCACCTTCTTATCATAAACCAATATTTAATTATTTCAGAGAAGAAGAAGCATTTGATTTAAATAGTCTTTTGTTACCTGAAAATGATGCTACTGAAAATGAAATATTAAAAGACAACAACTTAGTTATCATAAAACACTCACCAGAGTTTTTAACTAATAAAGATTCAAATACACCAACAAATAGAGTTTCTACGTCATTGTTTTCAAAAGACCGTTTATCATTTATCTTACAATATGCTATTGCTTATGTAAATGAAAGTGCAGGCTTACAGAAGCACATAATGCGTTATCCTCAATTATTTGCAACTAAAGCAATAGAGAGTAAATTAAATGAGGGTATTAGAAAAGGTATTATTTGGCACACACAAGGAAGTGGTAAAACAGCTTTAACCTACTACAATGTAAAGTTTCTAACTGATTATTATCAAAAGCAAAACGTAATACCAAAATTCTATTTTATAGTAGATAGATTGGACTTATTAATACAAGCTAAAAGAGAATTTACCAGCAGAGGTTTAACCGTTCATATTGTTAATTCAAGAAATGAATTTGTTGCAGATATAAAATCTAAAGCAGCACTTCATAACGAAAGAGGTAATGCAGAAATTACAGTAGTAAATATTCAAAAGTTTTCTGAGGATGCTCAGATAGTAACAGAACAAGATTATGATATTAATATTCAACGTATTTACTTCTTAGATGAAGTTCATAGAAGTTATAATCCTAAAGGTAGTTTCTTAGCTAATTTAGAACAGTCCGATAAAAATGCTATTAAAATTGGATTAACAGGTACACCTTTATTGGGTACTGAATACAATTCTAAAACCTTGTTTGGTGACTATATTCATAAGTACTATTACAACGCTTCTATTGCTGATGGTTATACATTAAAACTAATTAGAGAAGAAATTGCTTCTAATTACAAAATGGTTTTAGAACAAGCCTTAAAAGAAATAAAAGTATTGCAAGGTGATGTGCCCAAGAAAAAAATCTATGCAGATGCAAGATTTGCTGAACCAATGTTAGATTACATTGTTGAAGATTTTGAGGATTTCAGATTAATGAATAATGATGAGTCTGTTGGTGGTATGGTAGTTTGTGATAGTTCTGACCAAGCTAAAATGCTATTTGAAATTTTCAATAATAAATACAGTATTAGCAATAATATAGTTTTAGACAAAGTTGCAGAAGAAAATGAATCTTATGGTAAGCAAAAAAAGGAAAGTTATAAAGTAAAAACAGCTGCTTTAATACTTCACGATATTGGTACTAAAGATGAACGCAAACAGGAAGTGGAAGATTTTAAAGATGGTAAAATTGACTTACTCTTTGTTTACAATATGTTGCTTACAGGTTTTGATGCTAAACGTTTGAAGAAATTATATATAGGTCGTGTAATTAAAAAGCATAATCTATTACAAACTTTAACCAGAGTAAACAGAACATATAAAGATTATAGATACGGTTTTGTTGTTGATTTTGCAGATATTAAAGCTGAATTTGATAAAACTAATAAAGATTATTTTGAGGAGTTACAAGATGTTTTAGGAGATGAAATGGAACATTATTCCAACATCTTTAAATCTAAAGAAGAAATTCAAGAAGAGATAGCAGATATTAAGGAGATTCTATTTCATTTTGACACCCAAAATGCTGAAATATTCTCGCAACAAATCTCTGAAATATCAGACCGTAAAAAGATGTTAGGTTTAGTTAAGGCTTTAGGTAATGCTAAAAGTCTATATAATCTAATACGTTTATTTAGACATTTTGAGTTATTAGAAAAAATAGATTTTAAAAAGCTATCATTATTATATAGAGAAGCTAATAATCATCTACAATTACTCAATCAAAAAGAAGCATTAGAAAATGATATTGATACTACTAATCTTTTAAATGTAGCTTTAGAGGATGTTATTTTTATGTTTAATAAAGTTGGTGAAGAAGAACTCATATTAGCAGACCAACTAAAAGACACACTTCGTAAAACAAGAGAGGAATTAGCAAGTAATTTTGATAAAAAAGACCCAGAGTTTGTTAGCCTATATGAAGAATTAGAGCGTTTGTTTAAGAAGAAGAAATTAAACGAAGTAACTCAAGATGAAATGAAAGCAAATATTGGTGCTTTAAGAGAAATACACGCAAAAATATTAGAGTTAAATAGGCAGAATAGGTTATTACAAGCAAAATATGATAATGACCCTAAATACTGTCGTATTCATAAAAGACTAATTGAAAAAGGAGGTTTAACGAAAAGAGAAAGCCAACTATTTGAAGCCTTACAATCCGTTAAAAATGAAGCTGACCTTCAAGTAATACAAAACAGTCGCTTACTGCAAAACGAGGGCTATTTAGATAAGATGATGATTAAATTGGTGATTAACCAATTTGTAAAACAAAACAATATTAAACTAAATCCAGAGACTTCTAAATTCATAAATAATTTAGTGGTACAAGAATATACAAACGAATTTCACGGGCGTACAGCTTAG
- a CDS encoding DUF4062 domain-containing protein produces the protein MAKKKKDIKIMVGSTVYGFEDQLSQIVAQLQQLGYTVLNSHIGTIKVNPTLSNLENCLNTVEECDLFLGIIRPYYGTGNIGDKNITFEEIKKAIELKKPYWFLVHRDVTFGRLLRGKLRLKKGDTIIAKDDDEYKDFSIVVDKNKFFDERTIEIYEYVIENHIPVTLRNGNWAQEFYRLDEMLTYIITQFSDKGFVEGIINEIQEADGE, from the coding sequence ATGGCTAAAAAGAAAAAAGACATAAAAATAATGGTAGGCTCTACTGTCTATGGTTTTGAAGACCAACTATCCCAAATAGTAGCGCAATTACAGCAGTTAGGTTATACAGTTTTAAACTCTCATATAGGTACTATAAAAGTAAATCCTACATTGTCTAATTTAGAAAACTGTTTAAATACAGTAGAAGAATGTGATTTGTTTTTAGGGATTATAAGACCTTATTATGGTACAGGAAATATTGGAGATAAAAACATAACTTTTGAAGAAATTAAAAAAGCGATTGAGCTAAAGAAACCATATTGGTTTTTAGTACATAGAGACGTTACGTTTGGTCGTTTATTACGTGGTAAATTACGTCTTAAAAAAGGAGATACAATTATTGCAAAAGATGATGATGAATACAAAGACTTTTCTATAGTTGTAGATAAGAATAAATTTTTTGATGAGCGTACTATTGAAATATATGAGTACGTTATAGAGAATCATATACCTGTTACATTAAGAAATGGTAATTGGGCACAAGAATTTTATCGTTTAGATGAAATGCTAACTTATATTATTACTCAGTTTTCAGATAAAGGTTTTGTTGAGGGTATAATTAATGAAATACAAGAGGCAGATGGAGAATAG
- a CDS encoding site-specific integrase, which translates to MNKTFGLLFYLKKSKVDAQGKCPIYLRIIIDGKRTEISTKRTIEIEKWSVEANKAIGRTEDIRELNAYLDSLTTKVYQSQRDLIQDNKEVTTETLKNKFLGIEEKQRTLITIFNNHNKQVEKLVGKEFSAGTLERYKTVCKHLQEFMQHQYNVSDIPVNRIDHKYITDFEFYLKTVRNCGHNSTIKYIKNFKKIVRIAIANDWIKKDPFLNYKVRLKEVERQFLSEEEIQTMLEKELHTNRLEQVRDIFIFCCFTGLAYSDVKKLSKDNLVFGIDGDKWIKTKCTKTDTRSNSTTSNRFRDYKEIREPSRSSYKRGFTSCIKQSKV; encoded by the coding sequence ATGAACAAAACATTTGGATTATTATTCTACTTAAAAAAGAGTAAAGTAGATGCACAGGGTAAATGCCCTATTTACCTACGTATTATCATAGATGGTAAGCGTACAGAGATTAGTACAAAACGTACCATTGAGATTGAAAAATGGAGCGTTGAAGCCAATAAAGCTATTGGAAGAACAGAAGATATACGAGAACTAAATGCCTATTTAGATTCACTTACTACAAAAGTATATCAAAGTCAAAGAGACTTAATTCAAGATAATAAAGAGGTTACAACTGAAACCCTTAAAAACAAGTTTTTAGGTATTGAGGAAAAACAAAGAACGCTCATAACCATCTTTAACAATCACAACAAGCAAGTTGAAAAATTAGTTGGTAAAGAATTTTCGGCAGGAACTTTAGAACGTTATAAAACCGTATGTAAGCATCTGCAAGAGTTTATGCAACATCAGTACAACGTAAGTGATATTCCTGTGAACAGAATAGACCACAAGTATATTACAGATTTTGAGTTCTATTTAAAAACGGTTAGAAACTGCGGACATAACAGTACTATAAAGTATATCAAGAACTTTAAAAAGATAGTACGTATAGCAATAGCCAACGATTGGATTAAAAAAGACCCATTTCTAAATTATAAAGTGCGTTTAAAAGAAGTGGAACGTCAATTCCTTTCAGAAGAAGAAATACAAACAATGCTCGAAAAAGAGTTACACACCAATCGTTTAGAGCAAGTAAGAGACATTTTTATATTCTGTTGCTTTACAGGTTTAGCGTATAGCGACGTTAAGAAACTCTCAAAAGACAATTTGGTGTTTGGTATTGATGGCGATAAGTGGATAAAGACAAAGTGTACTAAAACAGATACACGCAGTAATTCCACTACTTCCAACCGCTTTAGAGATTATAAAGAAATACGAGAACCATCCAGAAGCAGTTACAAAAGGGGTTTTACTTCCTGTATTAAGCAATCAAAAGTCTAA
- a CDS encoding site-specific integrase: MKKYENHPEAVTKGVLLPVLSNQKSNAYLKEIADLCGINKNLTTHLARHTFATTVTLSNGVPMESVSKMLGHKSLKTTQHYAKILDRKVSDDMAILKQKFADKTNIDASNRIAN, encoded by the coding sequence ATAAAGAAATACGAGAACCATCCAGAAGCAGTTACAAAAGGGGTTTTACTTCCTGTATTAAGCAATCAAAAGTCTAATGCCTATTTAAAAGAGATAGCAGACTTGTGTGGTATTAATAAAAACTTAACCACCCATTTAGCTCGTCATACGTTTGCAACTACTGTAACGCTCTCTAATGGTGTCCCAATGGAATCAGTAAGCAAGATGTTAGGTCATAAATCATTAAAAACAACTCAACACTATGCTAAAATATTGGATAGAAAAGTAAGTGATGATATGGCAATTTTAAAACAAAAGTTTGCAGATAAAACTAATATTGACGCTTCCAATAGAATAGCAAATTAG
- a CDS encoding helix-turn-helix domain-containing protein produces the protein MNRIKEVLEERGVKQVWLAERLGKSFNTVNGYVQNRNQPSLEVLYQIAEILNIKVSDLLIEN, from the coding sequence ATGAACCGTATTAAAGAAGTCCTCGAAGAACGAGGGGTTAAGCAGGTATGGCTTGCTGAGCGATTAGGTAAGAGTTTCAATACTGTTAATGGTTATGTGCAAAACAGAAACCAACCAAGTTTGGAAGTACTTTATCAAATAGCGGAAATATTAAATATAAAGGTAAGTGACCTTTTAATTGAAAATTAA
- a CDS encoding helix-turn-helix domain-containing protein codes for MTFEVITKDDLKTLKQEIITELKTILGSQTEQKKWLKSADVRELLNISAGTLQNLRINGTLPYTKMGKTMYYEYDDVIGILIQNKSA; via the coding sequence ATGACATTTGAAGTAATTACAAAGGATGATTTAAAGACTCTTAAACAGGAAATCATCACAGAACTGAAGACAATTTTAGGAAGCCAAACAGAGCAAAAAAAGTGGTTAAAATCAGCAGACGTACGTGAGCTATTAAATATTTCAGCAGGCACATTGCAGAACTTACGAATCAACGGAACATTACCTTATACCAAGATGGGTAAAACAATGTATTATGAGTATGATGATGTAATCGGAATTTTAATCCAAAACAAAAGTGCATAA